AAGAAAGAAGTCCGGACCAGCCACACCAATCCAAATAAAGCCGGTTGACGGAAGCTGACGGAAAACCGCAACACCTGTTCCATGAAAACATGCGCAAACTGCAGTCCTTTCTGTGCTTCCGTATAGTGGTGCTTTACCTGTGGATGACCGGTATCGGCCACCGCATTTATCCACCACGCAGGGGCCACAATTTTTGCGGCGGCCTGCATAAAATCTTTACCAAAGGAAGGGGATAGTATACCGGTATGTTGTAACTTTTTTTGCAGCAGCGCTGCCTGCATCACAGCGATGGTCATGCCGGTGCCATGAATAGGATCAAACGTACAGAAAGCGTCGCCTATGGCCATTAATCCGTCCGGCCACGAAGCCATCTTTTCATAATGCCGGAACGTCACGTCTTTTATCCGGTAGCCACGTGGTGCTTCCAGCGGTGTTACTTGTTGCAGCAGTTCCTTTAATACCGCATTGTCAAGCAATGCCAGTGCTGCTTCAAAACCTGCGGTGTCTGTAGGCGGGTACAGGCCGCCGATATTGCCCAGGATGATTTCGAGGATATTGTTCTCCATGATGCTTACCACACAGGTAGGCACGCCGGGCTGTTCCTGGTTTTCGATATGCAGCAGGTTCCAGGGAAGGGTGAGGGCAGGAGGGAGGGCATAGTGACGGGTGCTGTACCCCAGGTTGGTGGTCAGTAATTCCGGTTCGGGAATCGTATAGCCGGGACGGTTAAGCCATTCGCTTAAACGGGAATGGAAGCCGGTGGCCACTACCACCATATCGGCATTGATGTCGGCGGTAGTGTTGCCGCTGGTGATGGTCACACCGCATACTTTGTTTTGTTCGCTGTCGATGACAAGATCAGTGACAGTCGTTTCTGTCAGCAACCGGACGCCCTTGTTTTTCAGCACCCGTTGCCGGATATGCCATTCGAGGAAAGGCCGGCTGCACGCCGCGTCATTGCCGGGATCGGGCATGATCAGTTCCCCGAAGGGGTAATAAAAACGGATGTCTTTGCCCAGGCTCGAAGCGGCGCCGTTTTCCAGCAATTCATTGTTCAGGCCCGGGAAAAGCTGTTCCAGGATCATGCGCCCTCTCGGCGTGAGATGATGCGGATGGTATGCCTGCGGCGTACCGGGCCGTGTTTCAGGCGTGGTAGGCAACTCGTCCCTTTCAATAATCAATATCTCCGGGCAGAAATCCGACAGCACATGTGCTGCAGCAAGTCCGGCTATACCCCCTCCGATGATGATTACTTTTTTCATATGGTCATGTGTTTTTGACCAAAGCTCATCTTTCCGGATGCCCTGCTGTGGCGC
This window of the Chitinophaga varians genome carries:
- a CDS encoding NAD(P)/FAD-dependent oxidoreductase — protein: MKKVIIIGGGIAGLAAAHVLSDFCPEILIIERDELPTTPETRPGTPQAYHPHHLTPRGRMILEQLFPGLNNELLENGAASSLGKDIRFYYPFGELIMPDPGNDAACSRPFLEWHIRQRVLKNKGVRLLTETTVTDLVIDSEQNKVCGVTITSGNTTADINADMVVVATGFHSRLSEWLNRPGYTIPEPELLTTNLGYSTRHYALPPALTLPWNLLHIENQEQPGVPTCVVSIMENNILEIILGNIGGLYPPTDTAGFEAALALLDNAVLKELLQQVTPLEAPRGYRIKDVTFRHYEKMASWPDGLMAIGDAFCTFDPIHGTGMTIAVMQAALLQKKLQHTGILSPSFGKDFMQAAAKIVAPAWWINAVADTGHPQVKHHYTEAQKGLQFAHVFMEQVLRFSVSFRQPALFGLVWLVRTSFLSPQELINRPMLDMLREAGLAGPLDQLIQSGEVSDPRQWHHDRCPDIPAFEEELFIPREVLSRQ